One Gelria sp. Kuro-4 DNA segment encodes these proteins:
- the radA gene encoding DNA repair protein RadA: MARAKVRYACQECGYSTPRWLGRCPECGAWNSFIEEHPTAESVARGTAPAAVPEPITSITGAESARFSTGSSELDRVLGGGIVPASLVLVGGDPGIGKSTLLLSLAARLARGSGTVLYVSGEESARQIRLRAERLDALAERLLLLPETDLGRVEEAARSLSPVLLIVDSIQTMNCPACPSPPGSVAQVRECTAALLKLAKGEGITTFIVGHVTKQGALAGPRLLEHMVDTVLYFEGEGKNAYRILRAVKNRFGSTNEIGVFTMEEGGLAEVPNPSQLFLSDRAAPVPGAAVVATLEGTRPLLVEVQALVSPAGGGPPRRVAQGVDLSRLLTVMAVLEKRAGLPLAGSDVYVSVAGGVRLEDPAADLGLAIAVSSSLVGRAPLPACAAAGEIGLTGEVLSAAHLKLRLKEAQALGFHQIVVPARQSKSLPNIPGLGILGAETVSDALRQVLAHGPGERPRRW; the protein is encoded by the coding sequence TTGGCGCGGGCGAAGGTTAGGTACGCCTGCCAGGAGTGCGGTTACAGCACTCCCCGCTGGCTGGGGCGCTGCCCCGAGTGCGGCGCCTGGAACAGCTTCATCGAAGAGCATCCGACCGCAGAAAGCGTTGCGCGGGGCACGGCGCCGGCGGCCGTGCCCGAACCCATCACCAGCATCACCGGTGCCGAAAGCGCGCGCTTTTCCACCGGCTCAAGCGAACTCGACCGCGTTTTGGGAGGCGGGATCGTCCCCGCCTCCCTGGTGCTGGTGGGCGGCGATCCCGGCATCGGCAAGTCCACCCTGCTGCTTTCCCTGGCAGCGCGCCTGGCGCGCGGGAGCGGCACCGTCCTTTACGTTTCCGGTGAGGAGTCGGCGCGCCAGATCCGCCTCAGGGCCGAGCGCCTGGACGCCTTGGCCGAGCGGCTCCTCCTTCTTCCCGAGACCGACCTCGGCCGGGTAGAAGAGGCCGCCCGTAGCCTGTCTCCCGTCCTTCTAATTGTGGACTCCATCCAGACCATGAACTGCCCGGCCTGCCCTTCGCCGCCGGGGAGCGTGGCCCAGGTAAGAGAGTGCACGGCAGCTCTCCTCAAGCTGGCCAAGGGCGAGGGCATCACCACCTTCATCGTCGGGCACGTCACCAAGCAGGGGGCCCTGGCCGGCCCCCGCCTCTTGGAACACATGGTGGACACCGTCCTCTATTTCGAAGGCGAAGGCAAGAACGCCTACCGCATCCTGCGCGCAGTGAAAAACCGCTTCGGCTCCACCAACGAGATCGGCGTCTTCACCATGGAAGAAGGCGGGCTGGCGGAGGTGCCCAACCCTTCGCAGCTCTTTTTAAGCGACCGGGCCGCGCCCGTACCAGGGGCGGCGGTGGTGGCCACCCTGGAAGGGACACGGCCCCTTTTGGTGGAGGTGCAGGCCCTGGTGAGCCCGGCCGGCGGCGGGCCACCGCGCCGGGTGGCCCAGGGGGTCGATCTCAGCCGCCTCCTCACCGTTATGGCCGTCCTGGAAAAGCGGGCCGGCCTGCCCCTGGCGGGCTCCGACGTGTACGTGAGCGTGGCCGGCGGCGTGCGCCTGGAGGACCCGGCGGCGGACCTGGGCCTCGCCATTGCCGTTTCCTCCAGCCTGGTCGGCCGGGCGCCGCTGCCGGCCTGCGCCGCGGCCGGGGAGATCGGCCTTACCGGCGAGGTCTTGAGCGCGGCGCACCTGAAGCTGCGCCTTAAAGAAGCCCAGGCACTGGGTTTTCACCAAATAGTGGTACCGGCGCGCCAGAGTAAGTCCTTGCCAAACATACCCGGGTTAGGTATACTAGGAGCAGAAACCGTCAGCGACGCGCTCCGGCAGGTGCTGGCGCACGGGCCGGGGGAGCGTCCCCGCCGCTGGTAG
- a CDS encoding ATP-dependent Clp protease ATP-binding subunit, with translation MFARFTQRAQQVIILAQEEARRLNYPYVGTEHLLLGLIREGTGVAAQALGSLGIQLDQVRAEVEKIIGPGTGAPAGPELGLTPRAKRVIELALDEARRMGVDYIGTEHLLLGLIREGEGVAARVLENLGADLEKVRAQVLQLLGAGQPQDIKRQKGRGRTNTPTLDSLGRDLTAMAREGKIDPIIGRSKEIERVIQILSRRTKNNPVLIGEPGVGKTAIAEGLAQHIAEGTVPELLKDKRVVTLDLAAVVAGTKYRGEFEERLKRVVDEVRQAGNVILFIDELHTVVGAGAAEGAIDASNILKPALARGELQCVGATTLDEYRKYIEKDAALERRFQPITVGEPTREETLEILKGLRDRYEAHHRVKYTDDALEAAVKLSDRYITDRFLPDKAIDLIDEAGSRVRLSAFVAPPDLKDLEEQVEETRKEKEAAVAAQEFEKAARLRDKEKELRAKLAETKGHWQESKDKAAPQVTAEDIAAVVSDWTGVPVKRLAEEESERLLHLEETLHKRVIGQDEAVQAVARAVRRARAGLKDPKRPIGSFIFLGPTGVGKTELARALAEAMFGEEEAMIRLDMSEYMERHTVSRLIGAPPGYVGYEEAGQLTEAVRRRPYSVVLFDEIEKAHPEVFNVLLQVLEDGRLTDGKGRTVDFRNTIVIMTSNVGAELLRREPTVGFRPGGEAAGYADMKDRVLDQLKRTFRPEFLNRIDEIIVFHALAQEHVHAIVDIMLKEVAERLKEHDLKLEVTPAAKEVLAKEGFDPTFGARPLRRAIQRLLENPLSEEMLAGRFKEGDTVTADAEEGKIVFQPARPAAAVRE, from the coding sequence ATGTTTGCGCGGTTTACCCAGCGGGCCCAGCAGGTGATTATCCTGGCGCAGGAAGAGGCGCGCCGGCTCAACTACCCCTACGTGGGCACCGAGCACCTGCTTCTCGGCCTCATTCGTGAAGGAACGGGTGTAGCGGCCCAAGCCCTGGGCAGCCTGGGCATCCAGCTGGATCAGGTGCGGGCCGAGGTGGAAAAGATCATCGGTCCGGGGACGGGGGCGCCGGCCGGCCCGGAGTTGGGGCTGACCCCCCGGGCGAAACGGGTTATTGAACTCGCCCTGGACGAGGCACGGCGCATGGGTGTGGACTACATCGGCACCGAGCACCTGCTTCTCGGCCTCATCCGCGAGGGCGAGGGTGTGGCGGCCCGGGTGCTGGAAAACCTGGGAGCCGATTTAGAGAAGGTGCGCGCCCAGGTGCTGCAACTCCTGGGTGCAGGCCAGCCCCAGGACATCAAGCGCCAGAAGGGGCGCGGCCGCACCAACACCCCCACCCTGGATTCCCTGGGCCGGGACCTCACCGCCATGGCCCGCGAGGGCAAGATTGACCCCATCATCGGCCGCAGTAAGGAGATCGAGCGCGTCATCCAGATCCTTTCCCGGCGCACCAAGAACAACCCCGTGCTCATCGGCGAGCCGGGCGTCGGCAAAACCGCCATCGCCGAGGGTCTGGCCCAGCACATCGCCGAGGGCACGGTGCCGGAGCTCCTCAAGGACAAGCGCGTGGTCACCCTGGACCTGGCTGCCGTGGTGGCCGGCACCAAGTACCGCGGTGAGTTCGAGGAGCGGCTGAAGCGCGTGGTGGATGAGGTGCGCCAGGCTGGCAACGTAATCCTCTTCATCGACGAGCTGCACACCGTGGTGGGCGCCGGCGCCGCCGAGGGTGCCATCGATGCCAGCAACATCTTAAAGCCGGCCCTCGCCCGCGGCGAGCTTCAGTGCGTGGGTGCCACTACCCTGGACGAGTACCGCAAGTATATTGAAAAGGACGCGGCCCTGGAGCGGCGCTTCCAGCCCATCACCGTGGGCGAGCCCACGCGCGAGGAGACCTTGGAGATCTTAAAAGGCCTGCGCGATCGCTACGAGGCGCACCACCGCGTCAAGTACACCGACGACGCCTTGGAGGCGGCGGTGAAGCTCTCCGACCGCTACATCACCGACCGCTTCCTGCCCGACAAGGCCATCGACCTGATCGACGAAGCCGGCTCGCGCGTGCGCCTGAGCGCCTTTGTAGCACCGCCCGACCTGAAAGACCTCGAGGAGCAGGTGGAGGAGACGCGTAAGGAAAAGGAGGCCGCTGTGGCGGCGCAGGAGTTTGAGAAGGCGGCGCGCCTGCGCGACAAGGAGAAGGAGCTCAGGGCTAAGCTGGCGGAGACCAAGGGCCACTGGCAGGAGAGCAAGGATAAGGCGGCGCCTCAAGTCACCGCGGAGGATATCGCCGCCGTCGTCTCCGACTGGACCGGTGTCCCGGTGAAGCGGTTGGCCGAAGAAGAATCGGAGCGCCTGCTTCACCTGGAAGAGACCCTGCACAAGCGGGTCATCGGGCAGGATGAAGCCGTGCAGGCCGTGGCCCGCGCCGTGCGGCGGGCGCGCGCCGGCCTGAAAGACCCCAAGCGGCCCATCGGCTCCTTTATCTTCCTCGGCCCCACCGGCGTCGGCAAGACGGAGCTCGCCCGCGCCCTGGCCGAGGCCATGTTCGGCGAAGAAGAGGCCATGATCCGCCTCGACATGTCCGAGTATATGGAGCGGCACACCGTCTCGCGCCTCATCGGCGCGCCTCCGGGCTACGTGGGTTATGAGGAAGCCGGACAGCTTACCGAGGCCGTCCGCCGGCGTCCTTACTCGGTGGTGCTCTTTGATGAAATCGAAAAGGCCCACCCCGAGGTCTTCAACGTGCTTCTCCAGGTGCTGGAGGATGGGCGCCTCACCGACGGCAAAGGCCGCACCGTGGACTTTAGAAACACCATCGTCATCATGACCTCCAACGTGGGCGCTGAACTTCTGCGGCGTGAGCCCACCGTGGGCTTCCGCCCCGGCGGCGAAGCGGCCGGCTATGCGGACATGAAGGACCGCGTGCTGGATCAACTGAAGCGCACCTTCCGCCCGGAGTTCCTCAACCGCATCGACGAGATCATTGTCTTCCATGCCTTGGCCCAGGAGCACGTCCACGCCATTGTGGACATCATGCTCAAGGAAGTGGCTGAGCGGCTCAAGGAGCATGACCTTAAGCTGGAGGTGACGCCGGCAGCCAAAGAGGTGCTGGCCAAGGAGGGGTTCGATCCCACCTTTGGTGCCCGGCCGCTTAGGCGGGCCATCCAGCGCCTCCTGGAGAACCCGCTCTCCGAAGAGATGTTGGCCGGCCGCTTCAAGGAAGGCGACACCGTGACTGCCGACGCCGAGGAGGGCAAAATCGTCTTTCAGCCGGCCCGGCCGGCCGCGGCGGTCCGGGAGTAA
- a CDS encoding protein arginine kinase codes for MPDQEAVFTQVHSAWLGEGPNSDIVVSSRIRLARNLADVPFPPAAGKEALLEVLNRVRRAAQHLPEARRYQLLELMRLSPLERQVLIEKHLVSPEHVKEPEGRGVILRDDEAVSIMVNEEDHLRLQVLLPGLNLDAAWDLASRLDDSLEQQLDFAFDEKLGFLTACPTNVGSGLRASIMLHLPALVLLNQAGQAFTTLSQFGVVVRGLYGEGTQALGNFFQISNQITLSQSEEDLIANLLALVRQVLEQERTARSRLYQEVGNRLVDMVWRAYGTLTNARILSGDEAMKLLSDVRLGVTLNLLPQVELSTLNRLLILTRPGFIQRVAGQALPAAERDTRRAAIVREELAGKNK; via the coding sequence GTGCCTGATCAGGAGGCCGTCTTTACCCAGGTGCACTCCGCCTGGCTGGGGGAAGGACCGAACTCCGATATCGTCGTCTCCAGCCGTATCCGCCTGGCCCGCAACCTGGCCGATGTGCCCTTTCCCCCGGCGGCCGGCAAAGAAGCGCTGCTCGAGGTGCTGAACCGGGTACGCCGGGCGGCGCAGCACCTGCCCGAGGCGCGCCGCTATCAGCTCCTGGAGCTGATGCGCCTTTCACCGCTGGAACGGCAGGTACTTATTGAAAAGCACCTGGTGAGCCCCGAGCACGTCAAGGAGCCGGAAGGGCGCGGCGTGATCCTGCGCGACGACGAGGCGGTGAGCATTATGGTCAACGAAGAAGACCACCTGCGCCTGCAGGTGCTCCTGCCGGGACTCAACCTCGATGCCGCCTGGGACCTTGCGAGCCGCCTGGACGACTCCCTGGAGCAGCAGCTGGACTTCGCCTTTGACGAGAAGCTGGGCTTTCTGACGGCCTGTCCCACCAACGTGGGCTCGGGCCTGCGGGCCTCCATTATGCTGCACCTGCCGGCACTGGTGCTTCTGAACCAGGCCGGCCAGGCTTTTACCACCCTCTCCCAGTTCGGCGTGGTGGTACGGGGGCTTTACGGTGAAGGAACCCAGGCCCTGGGCAACTTCTTCCAGATATCGAACCAGATCACCCTGAGCCAGTCGGAAGAGGACCTCATTGCGAATCTCTTGGCTCTGGTGCGGCAGGTCCTGGAGCAGGAGCGGACGGCCAGAAGCCGCCTCTACCAGGAGGTGGGCAACCGCCTGGTGGACATGGTGTGGCGGGCCTACGGCACCCTCACCAACGCCCGCATCCTGAGCGGCGATGAGGCCATGAAGCTTCTTTCCGACGTGCGCCTGGGCGTCACCTTGAACCTCTTGCCCCAGGTAGAGCTCAGCACCCTCAACCGGCTCCTCATCCTTACCCGCCCCGGCTTTATCCAGCGCGTGGCCGGCCAGGCGCTGCCGGCGGCGGAGCGCGACACGCGCCGGGCGGCTATTGTGCGGGAGGAGCTGGCAGGGAAGAATAAGTAA
- a CDS encoding UvrB/UvrC motif-containing protein — MLCENCKKRPASVYVRRTVNGVTTEAHLCEECARERGELNILAGSSFAFPDLSLGSLFSSLLDNLPVGPNPATLTGSALRCPECGLTYGDFRERGRLGCARCYSTFREQLEPLIRRLQGGLRHAGKVPRRSGGTLRLKHDLETMRRYLKEAVAREAFEEAARLRDEIKALEEKLKGGGEGA; from the coding sequence ATGCTCTGTGAGAACTGCAAGAAACGCCCGGCTTCCGTCTATGTACGGCGCACGGTGAACGGGGTTACCACCGAGGCTCACCTGTGCGAGGAGTGCGCCCGGGAGCGGGGCGAGCTCAACATCCTCGCCGGGTCGAGTTTTGCCTTCCCGGACCTCTCTTTAGGCAGCCTTTTCTCCAGCCTCCTGGATAACCTGCCGGTGGGACCGAACCCAGCTACACTTACCGGCTCTGCGCTGCGCTGCCCCGAGTGCGGGCTGACCTACGGAGATTTCCGCGAGCGGGGCCGCTTAGGCTGCGCCCGCTGCTACAGCACCTTCCGGGAGCAGCTGGAGCCGCTTATCCGCCGGCTGCAGGGCGGGCTCCGGCATGCCGGCAAGGTGCCGCGCCGCAGCGGCGGCACCCTGCGCCTTAAGCACGACCTGGAGACCATGCGGCGGTACTTGAAAGAGGCGGTTGCCCGCGAGGCCTTTGAAGAGGCGGCTCGCCTGCGCGATGAGATCAAGGCCCTGGAGGAAAAACTGAAGGGGGGCGGTGAAGGTGCCTGA
- a CDS encoding CtsR family transcriptional regulator, whose amino-acid sequence MWSLADEMENWIKELLGAAEEGVVELRRSELASRFSCVPSQVTYVLTTRFVPERGYRVESHRGAGGYIRIVKLPRTDCRARLASRVGNRLSEREALSLVADLCRAGLIDEAAGRYLALVLRDEALGLPAALAAEVRARMLFTLLANV is encoded by the coding sequence ATGTGGTCACTGGCGGATGAGATGGAAAACTGGATCAAGGAGCTTTTAGGTGCGGCCGAGGAGGGAGTGGTGGAGCTTAGGCGCAGCGAGCTGGCCAGCCGTTTTTCCTGCGTCCCTTCCCAGGTGACTTACGTCCTGACGACGCGTTTTGTGCCGGAGCGCGGTTACCGCGTAGAGAGCCACCGTGGAGCGGGCGGGTACATCCGCATCGTCAAGCTGCCGCGCACCGACTGCCGCGCCCGCTTGGCTTCCCGGGTTGGGAACCGGCTTTCCGAGCGCGAAGCCCTCTCTCTGGTGGCGGATTTGTGCCGGGCCGGGCTTATCGACGAGGCGGCCGGCCGGTACCTGGCGCTTGTCCTCCGCGACGAGGCCCTGGGCCTGCCGGCGGCTCTGGCGGCCGAGGTGCGCGCCCGGATGCTGTTCACCCTGCTCGCCAATGTCTAG
- a CDS encoding gamma-glutamyl-gamma-aminobutyrate hydrolase family protein, with product MRPVIAVSMGHKKGTHYLNDPVAEAVLGAGGLPWPVPVCAREVVEQVLLQAQGLLLPGGEDVDPAAYGETPAPELGPVDLERDACELDLVRLAWERGLPILGICRGAQVLNVARGGSLLQDIPSTVAGALAHRQGEPYGRPVHRVVVDPGSRLAKILGEGEFAVNSMHHQSVKAPGAGLKVVAWAPDGVVEGIESQDPARFVLGVQWHPEYLVDPAAGRPAMRRLFAAFITATAE from the coding sequence GTGCGGCCCGTCATCGCCGTGTCCATGGGGCACAAGAAAGGAACGCACTACCTTAATGATCCCGTGGCCGAAGCCGTGCTGGGGGCGGGCGGCCTGCCCTGGCCGGTGCCGGTATGCGCCCGCGAGGTGGTGGAGCAAGTCTTGCTGCAGGCGCAGGGGCTGCTCCTGCCCGGCGGGGAAGACGTGGACCCGGCCGCTTACGGGGAGACGCCTGCCCCGGAGCTGGGGCCGGTGGACCTGGAGCGCGACGCCTGTGAGCTGGACCTGGTGCGCCTGGCCTGGGAGCGGGGCCTGCCCATCTTAGGCATCTGCCGCGGGGCCCAGGTGCTGAACGTGGCGCGCGGCGGCTCACTCCTCCAGGACATACCGTCTACGGTAGCAGGTGCCCTGGCACACCGCCAGGGCGAGCCTTACGGCCGGCCGGTGCACCGGGTGGTGGTTGACCCCGGCTCGCGCCTGGCGAAAATCCTAGGCGAGGGCGAGTTTGCGGTAAACTCCATGCACCACCAGAGTGTGAAGGCGCCGGGCGCCGGGCTTAAGGTTGTGGCCTGGGCCCCGGACGGCGTTGTCGAGGGCATCGAAAGCCAGGACCCGGCGCGTTTTGTCCTAGGCGTACAGTGGCACCCCGAGTACCTGGTAGACCCGGCCGCCGGCCGCCCCGCCATGCGCCGCCTGTTCGCCGCCTTCATCACCGCCACAGCGGAATAA
- a CDS encoding NCS2 family permease — MNREAVAPAADQGGFLEKYFHLTENGTTARTEILAGLTTFVTMAYIILVNPIVLKAGGLDPGAVFMATCFAAAASTLFMGLYANYPFALAPGMGLNAFFAYVMVGAMKLDPYTALGAVFLSGIIAVIVTLTGLRELLIRAIPLPLKHAVGAGIGLFIAFIGLKNAGLIVPDQATIVALGNLSDPKTLLAVIGLILTGTLVARRVKGGMLLGILLTTLIGVPLGVTKLPAGVISPPPSMAAGFLKLNVLGALKWSLFPTIFSLFFADLFDTIGTFVGVASRTGMIDEQGNLKRGNKALFADSIGTVVGALLGTSNTTTYVESAAGVSVGGRTGLTAVVVAILFVLSIVFSPVALAVPGEATAPALVIVGIFMAASLTEIKFGDFLEAFPAFLTVILMPLTFSISLGLSLGFIAYALVMLLSGKGAQVHWMMYLLAILFTLYFAFIH, encoded by the coding sequence GTGAACAGAGAGGCTGTCGCACCGGCAGCGGACCAGGGCGGCTTCCTGGAAAAGTACTTTCACCTCACGGAGAATGGCACCACCGCGCGCACCGAGATTCTAGCTGGACTGACCACCTTTGTCACCATGGCCTACATTATTCTCGTGAACCCCATTGTGCTCAAGGCGGGTGGGCTGGATCCCGGGGCCGTCTTTATGGCCACCTGCTTCGCCGCCGCCGCCTCCACGCTCTTCATGGGCCTTTATGCCAACTACCCCTTCGCCCTGGCACCCGGCATGGGCCTTAACGCCTTTTTCGCCTATGTCATGGTCGGCGCCATGAAGCTCGACCCATACACCGCGCTCGGGGCCGTCTTTCTTTCTGGAATCATCGCCGTCATTGTTACTCTCACCGGCCTCCGCGAGCTCCTCATCCGCGCCATTCCGCTGCCGCTGAAGCACGCCGTTGGTGCCGGCATCGGTCTCTTCATCGCTTTTATCGGCCTCAAGAACGCGGGCCTCATTGTGCCCGACCAGGCCACCATTGTTGCCTTGGGCAACCTGTCCGACCCGAAGACCCTGCTCGCCGTGATAGGCCTCATTCTCACCGGTACCCTGGTGGCCCGCCGGGTGAAGGGCGGTATGCTGCTGGGCATTCTCCTTACCACCCTCATCGGCGTCCCGCTCGGGGTGACCAAGCTGCCGGCCGGCGTTATCTCGCCGCCGCCCAGCATGGCCGCCGGTTTTCTCAAGCTCAACGTGCTGGGAGCCCTGAAGTGGAGCCTTTTTCCCACCATTTTCTCGCTCTTTTTTGCCGATCTCTTTGATACCATCGGCACCTTCGTCGGCGTGGCCAGCCGGACCGGCATGATCGACGAGCAAGGCAACCTCAAGCGCGGCAACAAGGCCCTCTTTGCCGACTCAATAGGTACCGTGGTGGGGGCGCTCTTGGGCACCAGCAACACCACCACCTACGTGGAGAGCGCCGCCGGCGTGAGCGTGGGCGGGCGCACCGGGCTTACCGCCGTGGTGGTGGCCATTCTCTTCGTACTGAGCATCGTCTTTTCACCCGTCGCTCTGGCGGTACCGGGCGAGGCCACGGCGCCGGCGCTGGTCATCGTCGGCATCTTTATGGCAGCCAGCCTCACCGAGATCAAGTTCGGCGACTTCCTGGAGGCCTTCCCTGCCTTCCTCACCGTCATCCTGATGCCTCTTACCTTCAGCATCTCGCTCGGGCTTTCCCTGGGCTTTATCGCCTATGCCCTGGTGATGCTGCTCAGCGGTAAGGGTGCCCAGGTGCACTGGATGATGTACCTCCTGGCCATCCTCTTCACGTTATACTTCGCTTTCATCCACTAG
- the guaB gene encoding IMP dehydrogenase yields MEADTPLWLEEGLTFDDVLLEPARSEILPRDADVTTYLTRDIRLNIPLVSSAMDTVTEARLAIAMAREGGIGVIHKNMSIERQAQEVDKVKRSESGIIVDPIFLSPEHRVADAVEIMERYHISGVPITDPEGHLIGIITNRDLRFEEDYSRPISEVMTKENLITAPVGTTLEHAKEILKKHKVEKLPLVDEKGRLKGLITIKDIEKAKKYPNAAKDAVGRLRVGAAVGVSADTLERARALVKAGVDVLVVDTAHGHSRGVLEMVARLKGEFPQTPIVAGNVATAAGTEDLIAAGADAIKVGVGPGSICTTRVVAGIGVPQITAIWNASRAADKHGVPIIADGGIKFSGDITKALAAGAASVMIGNLFAGTEESPGETIIYQGRSYKVYRGMGSLGAMKEGSRDRYFQENVEKLVPEGIEGRVPYKGPLAETVYQLIGGLRAGMGYCGAASLAELKRTARFVRVTAAGLRESHPHDVIITKEAPNYSVDR; encoded by the coding sequence GTGGAAGCTGACACGCCCCTCTGGCTGGAAGAAGGGCTTACCTTCGACGATGTGCTCCTGGAGCCGGCCCGTTCGGAGATTTTGCCGCGGGATGCGGATGTCACCACCTACCTCACGCGGGACATTCGCCTTAACATCCCGCTGGTGAGTTCGGCCATGGACACGGTGACCGAAGCGCGCCTGGCCATCGCCATGGCGCGTGAGGGTGGTATCGGCGTCATCCACAAGAACATGAGCATTGAACGCCAGGCCCAGGAAGTGGACAAGGTAAAACGCTCCGAGAGCGGTATTATCGTGGATCCCATTTTTCTTTCCCCTGAGCACCGGGTGGCCGACGCGGTGGAGATCATGGAGCGCTACCATATCTCCGGCGTGCCCATCACCGATCCCGAGGGGCACCTCATTGGCATCATCACTAACCGCGACCTGCGCTTTGAGGAGGATTACTCCCGGCCCATCAGCGAGGTCATGACCAAGGAGAACCTTATCACCGCCCCGGTGGGCACCACCCTGGAGCACGCGAAAGAGATCCTCAAGAAGCACAAGGTGGAGAAACTGCCCCTGGTGGATGAAAAGGGCCGCCTGAAGGGGCTCATTACGATCAAAGACATCGAAAAGGCCAAGAAGTACCCGAACGCTGCCAAGGATGCCGTGGGACGCCTGCGCGTCGGGGCGGCGGTGGGAGTGTCGGCCGACACCCTGGAACGGGCCCGCGCCCTGGTGAAGGCCGGGGTGGACGTGCTGGTTGTAGATACGGCACACGGCCATTCACGCGGCGTGCTGGAGATGGTGGCGCGCCTTAAGGGCGAGTTCCCGCAAACGCCCATCGTGGCCGGCAACGTGGCCACGGCCGCCGGGACAGAGGACCTGATCGCCGCCGGGGCCGATGCCATCAAGGTGGGAGTAGGCCCGGGGTCTATCTGCACCACGCGCGTGGTGGCGGGCATCGGTGTACCGCAGATCACGGCCATCTGGAACGCCTCTCGCGCAGCCGATAAGCACGGCGTCCCCATTATTGCCGACGGCGGCATCAAGTTCTCGGGCGATATCACCAAGGCGCTCGCGGCGGGGGCGGCCAGCGTTATGATCGGCAACCTCTTTGCCGGTACCGAAGAAAGCCCGGGCGAAACCATCATTTACCAAGGGCGCAGCTATAAGGTTTACCGCGGTATGGGTTCGCTCGGCGCGATGAAAGAGGGCAGCCGGGATAGATATTTCCAGGAAAATGTGGAGAAACTGGTACCGGAAGGAATTGAAGGGCGTGTGCCCTACAAGGGCCCCCTGGCGGAGACCGTGTATCAGCTCATCGGCGGGCTCCGGGCCGGCATGGGTTACTGCGGCGCCGCCAGCCTGGCGGAGCTTAAGCGCACGGCACGCTTTGTGCGTGTTACGGCAGCGGGCCTCAGGGAAAGCCATCCGCACGATGTAATCATTACCAAGGAAGCGCCCAACTACAGCGTGGACAGGTAG
- a CDS encoding redox-sensing transcriptional repressor Rex, translating into MREGKEEHVPMVVIRRLPKYYRYLGELVERKVERISSQTLADMMGISASQLRQDLNHFGEFGQQGYGYRVEDLYQEIGRIIGLEKEYNMVIVGAGNLGQALANYPNFSKRGFILRGVFDVNPKLIGLRLRDNEIIDTDRLEDFIKKNDISIGIITVPKEAAQEVADRMVKAGIKAIWNFAPIDLKVPEDVILVNEHLADRLMVISFRLKELGYDE; encoded by the coding sequence GTGAGGGAAGGTAAAGAAGAACACGTGCCGATGGTGGTTATCCGCCGCCTGCCCAAGTACTACCGGTACCTGGGTGAGCTGGTGGAGCGCAAGGTGGAAAGGATTTCCTCGCAGACCCTGGCCGACATGATGGGCATTTCCGCCTCCCAGCTCAGGCAGGATCTCAACCACTTCGGGGAGTTTGGCCAGCAGGGTTACGGGTACCGGGTGGAAGACCTCTACCAGGAAATCGGCCGCATTATCGGCTTGGAAAAGGAATACAACATGGTCATCGTTGGTGCCGGCAACCTGGGCCAGGCCCTGGCGAACTATCCGAACTTCAGCAAGCGCGGCTTCATCTTGCGAGGCGTCTTCGATGTCAACCCCAAGCTGATCGGCCTCCGGCTCCGTGACAACGAGATCATAGATACTGACCGGCTCGAGGACTTCATCAAAAAGAACGACATTTCCATCGGCATCATCACCGTCCCCAAAGAGGCGGCGCAAGAAGTGGCCGATCGCATGGTCAAGGCCGGCATTAAGGCGATCTGGAACTTTGCTCCGATAGACCTGAAGGTACCCGAGGATGTGATCCTGGTGAACGAGCACCTGGCCGACCGGCTTATGGTGATTTCCTTCCGGCTGAAGGAACTGGGTTACGATGAGTAG